A genomic segment from Bryobacteraceae bacterium encodes:
- the nrfH gene encoding cytochrome c nitrite reductase small subunit, producing MRSRGAAAPLFLAILFGLAAGLAAFTFGYARGASYLTDDPAACRNCHAMNEQFDGWLKSSHRSAAVCNDCHAPAGFFAKYFTKALNGFNHSLLFTTGRYPDHIQITGRNARIAEEACMKCHQEVTGGIRSIRAHGGPVHCTACHLSVGHAH from the coding sequence ATGCGGTCACGCGGTGCGGCGGCCCCACTGTTCCTTGCGATCCTATTCGGCTTGGCCGCGGGCTTGGCCGCGTTCACGTTCGGTTACGCCCGCGGCGCGTCCTATCTCACCGACGATCCGGCCGCGTGCCGCAACTGCCACGCCATGAACGAACAGTTCGACGGTTGGCTCAAAAGCAGCCACCGCTCCGCCGCCGTCTGCAATGATTGCCACGCGCCGGCCGGATTCTTCGCCAAGTACTTTACCAAGGCGCTCAACGGATTCAACCATTCCCTCCTCTTTACCACGGGCCGCTACCCGGACCACATTCAGATCACCGGCCGCAACGCGCGAATCGCCGAGGAGGCCTGTATGAAGTGCCATCAGGAGGTGACCGGCGGAATCCGCAGTATTCGAGCACACGGCGGACCCGTGCACTGCACCGCCTGCCATCTCAGCGTTGGACACGCACACTAA
- a CDS encoding aldehyde dehydrogenase family protein — MRYQQIYIDGQWRTPDGPDLIDVISASTEGIIGCVPRGVPADVDHAAEAAQRAFDGWSRTTAEERAGWLDKLAGGLQERSADIAHVIAQEVGTPISVATTIQAGLPVMVTRSFAKKAKDAVREEEIVNSLVIREPVGVVGAITPWNYPLHQIMAKVAAALAAGCTVVLKPSEVAPLNACILAEVCQGIGLPAGVLNIVHGKGEEVGEAIARHPLIDMVSFTGSLRAGRRVMALAAQSVKRVTLELGGKSANIILDDAPFDKAVSVGVKNAMLNSGQTCSAWTRMVVPRARQADAVEVAVNTIAGLPMGDPLDTATRLGPLVSAAQRERVEGYIEAGKAEGARLVAGGERPDFEHGYYVAPAVFADVEHGMRVAQEEIFGPVLSILPYDSEDEAVAIANDSIYGLAGGVWSGDPERAMRVARRMRTGQVDINGGRFNPMAPFGGYKQSGVGRELGAFGLDEFLQIKSIQR, encoded by the coding sequence GTGCGCTACCAACAGATTTACATTGACGGGCAGTGGCGGACTCCGGACGGTCCGGATCTGATCGACGTGATATCGGCTTCCACCGAGGGAATCATCGGATGCGTGCCACGGGGCGTTCCCGCCGACGTAGATCACGCGGCCGAAGCGGCGCAACGAGCCTTCGATGGCTGGAGCCGGACGACCGCCGAGGAGCGGGCCGGTTGGCTGGACAAGCTCGCGGGCGGGCTCCAGGAGCGGAGCGCCGACATCGCGCACGTGATCGCGCAGGAGGTGGGAACCCCCATCTCGGTCGCCACCACGATTCAGGCCGGTCTGCCGGTGATGGTGACGCGCTCATTCGCGAAGAAGGCGAAGGATGCGGTACGCGAAGAAGAGATCGTCAACTCGCTGGTGATCCGCGAGCCGGTAGGCGTGGTAGGCGCGATCACGCCCTGGAACTATCCGCTGCATCAGATCATGGCGAAGGTGGCGGCGGCGCTTGCGGCGGGCTGTACGGTGGTGCTAAAGCCGTCGGAGGTGGCGCCGCTCAACGCCTGCATCCTGGCCGAGGTGTGCCAGGGGATCGGGCTGCCGGCCGGCGTGTTGAACATCGTGCACGGCAAGGGCGAGGAAGTAGGCGAAGCGATCGCGCGGCATCCGCTCATCGACATGGTGAGCTTTACCGGATCGCTGCGGGCGGGCCGGCGCGTCATGGCGCTGGCGGCCCAATCGGTGAAGCGCGTGACGCTGGAGCTCGGCGGCAAATCCGCGAACATCATCCTGGACGATGCGCCGTTCGACAAAGCCGTGAGCGTAGGCGTGAAGAACGCGATGCTCAACTCCGGGCAGACCTGTTCGGCGTGGACGCGGATGGTGGTTCCACGCGCTCGGCAAGCCGACGCGGTGGAAGTGGCGGTGAACACGATCGCCGGATTGCCGATGGGCGACCCGCTCGATACTGCGACGAGGCTGGGTCCGCTGGTGTCGGCGGCGCAGCGAGAGCGGGTGGAAGGCTACATTGAGGCTGGAAAGGCGGAGGGGGCGAGGCTGGTGGCGGGCGGCGAACGTCCCGATTTCGAGCATGGGTACTACGTGGCTCCGGCGGTGTTCGCCGATGTGGAACACGGGATGCGTGTGGCCCAGGAAGAGATTTTCGGCCCTGTGCTCAGCATTCTCCCCTACGACAGCGAAGACGAGGCGGTGGCGATCGCCAACGACAGTATCTACGGCCTGGCGGGGGGCGTGTGGTCCGGGGACCCGGAGCGCGCGATGCGGGTGGCGCGGCGCATGCGCACCGGGCAAGTGGATATCAACGGAGGGCGTTTCAATCCGATGGCTCCGTTCGGCGGGTACAAGCAATCGGGCGTGGGGCGCGAACTAGGCGCGTTCGGGCTCGACGAGTTTCTGCAGATCAAGTCAATTCAGCGTTGA
- the menC gene encoding o-succinylbenzoate synthase — translation MEFTIDRVVLRQIRLPLVHFFETSFGRTYERQMVLVEAVAGGVSGWGEVTAGENPFYNEEWTESAWRIVRDYAAPRIVGWKIESAEGVAPRLEHIRGHMMARGGLEAAVWDLQARLKGRPLWAEIGGGARREIPCGVSIGIQDTVDQLLGKIDIELAAGYQRIKMKIKPGWDVAVIGEVRKRFPGIKLMADANSAYRLEDADRLAELDQFYLMMIEQPLAHDEIIDHAALQARLQTPICLDECIRSAHQAEQAIRMGAGKIINIKLGRVGGFAEAKRVHDVAQAHGVPVWCGGMLEAGVGRAHNIALATLPNFVLPGDVSASKRYWTRDIIAPPVETTERGTIEIRDEPGFGYELDHAFLDSITVRSETVSGS, via the coding sequence ATGGAATTCACGATCGATCGCGTAGTGCTGCGGCAGATTCGCCTGCCGCTGGTTCATTTCTTCGAGACCAGCTTCGGCCGGACTTATGAGCGCCAGATGGTGCTGGTGGAGGCTGTCGCGGGAGGCGTTTCCGGATGGGGCGAAGTGACGGCCGGCGAGAACCCTTTCTACAACGAAGAGTGGACGGAGTCGGCGTGGCGGATTGTGCGGGACTACGCGGCGCCGCGCATCGTAGGATGGAAGATCGAGAGCGCGGAAGGCGTCGCGCCGCGGCTCGAGCATATTCGCGGGCATATGATGGCGCGCGGCGGACTGGAAGCGGCGGTATGGGACCTGCAGGCGCGGCTGAAGGGGCGTCCGCTGTGGGCGGAGATCGGCGGCGGCGCGCGGCGCGAAATCCCATGCGGCGTTTCGATCGGCATCCAGGACACTGTCGATCAGTTGCTGGGGAAGATCGATATCGAGTTGGCCGCGGGCTACCAGCGGATCAAGATGAAGATCAAGCCGGGGTGGGACGTGGCCGTGATCGGCGAGGTGCGCAAGCGGTTCCCGGGGATCAAGCTCATGGCGGACGCAAATTCGGCTTACCGGCTGGAGGACGCGGACCGGCTGGCTGAACTCGACCAGTTCTATCTGATGATGATCGAACAGCCGCTCGCCCACGATGAGATCATTGACCACGCGGCGCTGCAGGCGCGGCTGCAAACGCCGATTTGCCTGGACGAATGCATCCGGTCCGCGCACCAGGCCGAGCAGGCGATCCGGATGGGCGCGGGCAAGATCATCAACATCAAGCTGGGCCGGGTGGGCGGATTCGCGGAAGCCAAGCGCGTGCACGACGTGGCGCAGGCGCATGGCGTACCGGTGTGGTGCGGCGGAATGCTCGAAGCGGGCGTCGGCCGCGCGCACAACATCGCTCTCGCCACGCTGCCGAATTTCGTGCTGCCTGGCGACGTCTCGGCGAGCAAGCGCTATTGGACGCGCGATATCATCGCGCCACCGGTGGAAACCACGGAACGCGGCACGATCGAAATCCGGGACGAACCGGGATTCGGCTACGAGTTGGACCATGCGTTTCTCGACTCGATCACGGTGCGCAGCGAAACGGTTTCCGGAAGCTGA
- a CDS encoding acetyltransferase, whose protein sequence is MAGGKAEFVIEIRALTSTADFREAVRLQKEIWSFSDEDALPVRLFVVATKIGGQAFGAFDGARMIGFCVALPGIKPGGGQFLHSNMLGVEDGYRDKGVGRMLKLAQRADALSRGVTIMEWTFDPLQIKNAYFNMQRLGAVVRRYVLNQYGVTSSHLHAGLPTDRCVAEWPMSHRRVEAALAGKPEAGSPIEARIEVPGDTAGRAREVQARVSEQFQQHLGAGLTVVGVEKAADGGGAYLFGRWEP, encoded by the coding sequence ATGGCAGGAGGCAAAGCGGAGTTTGTGATCGAGATTCGGGCGCTGACTTCCACCGCCGACTTCCGCGAAGCGGTGCGGCTGCAAAAAGAGATATGGTCGTTTTCCGATGAGGACGCGCTGCCGGTGCGCCTGTTCGTGGTGGCTACCAAGATCGGCGGGCAGGCGTTCGGCGCCTTCGACGGCGCGCGGATGATCGGGTTCTGCGTCGCGCTGCCGGGCATCAAACCGGGCGGCGGGCAGTTCCTGCACAGCAACATGCTGGGCGTCGAGGACGGCTACCGGGACAAAGGCGTGGGGCGGATGTTGAAGCTCGCCCAGCGCGCCGATGCGCTCTCGCGCGGCGTGACGATCATGGAATGGACGTTCGATCCGCTGCAGATCAAGAACGCGTACTTCAACATGCAGCGGCTGGGGGCAGTGGTGCGGCGCTATGTGCTGAATCAGTACGGAGTCACGTCGAGCCACCTGCACGCGGGGCTGCCGACGGACCGCTGCGTGGCCGAGTGGCCCATGAGCCATCGACGGGTGGAGGCGGCGCTGGCGGGGAAGCCGGAAGCGGGCTCGCCCATAGAAGCGCGGATCGAGGTGCCGGGCGATACGGCCGGGCGCGCGCGGGAAGTCCAGGCGCGGGTGAGCGAACAGTTCCAGCAGCACCTGGGCGCGGGGCTGACGGTGGTGGGCGTGGAGAAGGCGGCCGATGGCGGCGGAGCGTATCTGTTCGGCCGATGGGAGCCATAG
- the rnhA gene encoding ribonuclease HI, with protein MKKVRLITDGACKGNPGRGGWACILKYNNHSKELYGFEPHTTNNKMEITAALRGLQALREPCEVEVKTDSEYLRNGITSWIKNWKRNGWRTGDKKPVANKDLWEALDSEVNRHKTTWVWTKGHADDSENNRCDELAQMAAIEQIGNAQ; from the coding sequence ATGAAAAAAGTCCGATTGATCACAGACGGCGCCTGCAAGGGCAATCCCGGCCGCGGCGGTTGGGCGTGCATCCTCAAGTACAACAATCACTCGAAGGAACTCTATGGCTTCGAGCCCCACACCACCAACAACAAAATGGAGATCACCGCCGCTCTCCGCGGATTGCAGGCCCTGCGCGAGCCCTGCGAAGTGGAAGTGAAAACGGACTCCGAGTATCTTCGCAACGGAATCACCTCCTGGATCAAGAACTGGAAGCGCAACGGTTGGCGAACGGGCGACAAGAAGCCGGTGGCGAACAAAGATCTCTGGGAAGCCCTCGACAGCGAAGTGAACCGTCACAAGACCACCTGGGTCTGGACCAAGGGCCACGCCGACGACTCCGAGAACAACCGCTGCGACGAACTCGCGCAGATGGCCGCCATCGAGCAGATCGGCAACGCGCAATGA
- a CDS encoding ammonia-forming cytochrome c nitrite reductase subunit c552 gives MQNSRTFILAAVTAAAVAVAAAALLINIFERKQEARNTAFRVVEVTDDTDDPAVWGKNFPLQYDDYRRTVDMVRTRYGGSEALPHAPTAKDPRDVVSQSKIEDDPRLRRMWLGYAFSVDFREERGHAYMLIDQRNTRRVTEFKQPGACLNCHASTYVLMKKLGGGDVTAGFAKMNQMTYAEATKGVTHPVACIDCHDPSSMQLRVTRPGFLEGIKALKAGQGIAGYDPNRDASAQEMRSFVCGQCHVEYYFKGAEKRLTFPWHKGLQAENMFDYYEETGHVDFVHTESGAPVLKAQHPEFEFYSQGIHARSGVACADCHMPYKREGGMKVSDHHVRSPMLNVNRACQGCHHFSEQEMKDRVEQIQTRFTEVRNRAMDALMELIDETKKAKEAGATEAQLKPAWAAQRKGQFFIDLVEAENSVGFHAPGEELRVLSAAIDAIRKGQVALRSRSESAPAVARLQR, from the coding sequence ATGCAAAACAGCCGTACCTTTATCCTCGCCGCTGTCACCGCCGCGGCCGTCGCCGTGGCCGCAGCCGCCCTGCTCATCAACATTTTCGAACGCAAGCAGGAGGCGCGGAACACCGCCTTTCGCGTCGTCGAGGTCACCGACGATACCGACGACCCCGCCGTCTGGGGAAAAAACTTCCCCCTCCAGTACGACGACTATCGGCGCACCGTCGACATGGTCCGCACTCGATACGGAGGCAGCGAAGCGCTGCCACACGCACCCACCGCCAAGGATCCGCGCGACGTCGTGAGCCAGTCCAAGATCGAAGATGATCCCAGGCTCCGCCGAATGTGGCTCGGTTATGCCTTCTCAGTGGATTTCCGCGAAGAACGCGGGCATGCGTATATGCTCATCGACCAGCGCAACACCCGGCGCGTCACTGAGTTCAAGCAACCCGGCGCCTGCCTCAACTGCCATGCCTCTACCTACGTCCTCATGAAGAAGCTCGGCGGAGGCGACGTTACCGCCGGCTTCGCCAAGATGAACCAGATGACCTATGCCGAAGCCACAAAGGGCGTCACCCATCCCGTGGCCTGCATCGATTGTCACGATCCGTCGTCGATGCAGCTTCGCGTCACTCGGCCCGGCTTCCTCGAAGGCATCAAGGCGCTGAAGGCCGGGCAGGGGATCGCCGGCTACGACCCCAATCGCGACGCCTCGGCCCAGGAAATGCGCTCGTTCGTCTGCGGCCAGTGCCACGTCGAGTACTACTTCAAGGGCGCGGAGAAGCGGTTAACCTTCCCCTGGCACAAAGGTCTGCAGGCCGAGAACATGTTCGACTATTACGAAGAGACCGGCCACGTCGACTTCGTGCACACAGAGAGCGGAGCTCCGGTGCTGAAGGCGCAGCATCCCGAGTTCGAGTTCTACTCACAGGGAATCCACGCCCGCTCCGGCGTCGCCTGCGCCGATTGTCACATGCCGTACAAACGCGAAGGCGGGATGAAGGTCAGCGATCACCACGTCCGCAGCCCGATGCTCAATGTGAATCGCGCCTGCCAGGGTTGCCACCATTTTTCCGAGCAGGAAATGAAAGACCGCGTGGAGCAGATCCAGACCCGGTTCACCGAGGTCCGCAACCGCGCCATGGACGCCCTCATGGAGCTGATCGACGAAACGAAAAAGGCCAAGGAAGCGGGCGCCACCGAAGCGCAGCTCAAACCCGCCTGGGCCGCGCAGCGCAAGGGACAGTTCTTCATCGATCTCGTCGAAGCGGAGAACTCCGTCGGATTCCATGCGCCCGGTGAAGAGCTGCGCGTGCTCTCCGCCGCCATCGATGCGATCCGCAAGGGTCAAGTCGCGCTGCGGTCACGCTCGGAAAGCGCCCCGGCCGTTGCCCGGCTTCAACGCTGA
- the dusB gene encoding tRNA dihydrouridine synthase DusB gives MFPAELQIRDIRVRPATVLAPMAGVTDTVFRRLIRAQGGCGLIMTEFTSSHGVTAAQRANKFTRIMRYLYFDPDERPISAQLFGADPDVMAGAAAVCQDLGFDAVDINFGCPVKKVVRCNGGSGLLRDLPLVETLLRKVRAAIQIPLTMKFRAGWNDAELVHVQMAKLAEDCGVEAIALHPRTREQGYAGKADWTRIADVKAAVKIPVIGNGDIVAPEDAVRMVRETGCDAVMIGRAASSNPWIFRQIAQYLETGAYDTPGNDDRYKLMRGYYGMLLDRAPEDPETVGKMKQFATYFTHGIRNGAHLRAAVYHTHSAVEIIDKVDEFFATNAPAAA, from the coding sequence GTGTTCCCGGCAGAGCTGCAGATACGCGACATACGCGTACGCCCCGCCACAGTCCTCGCGCCCATGGCCGGCGTCACCGACACCGTCTTTCGACGCCTGATTCGCGCTCAAGGCGGCTGCGGGCTCATCATGACCGAGTTCACCAGTTCCCACGGCGTCACAGCCGCCCAGCGCGCCAACAAGTTTACCCGCATCATGCGGTATCTCTATTTCGACCCCGATGAGCGCCCCATCTCGGCTCAACTCTTCGGCGCCGACCCCGACGTGATGGCCGGCGCCGCCGCCGTCTGCCAGGATCTCGGTTTCGACGCCGTCGATATCAACTTCGGCTGCCCCGTCAAGAAAGTGGTTCGCTGCAACGGCGGCTCCGGTCTCCTTCGAGACCTCCCGCTCGTCGAAACGCTCCTCCGCAAGGTTCGCGCCGCCATCCAAATCCCGTTGACCATGAAGTTCCGCGCCGGCTGGAACGACGCCGAACTGGTGCACGTACAAATGGCGAAACTCGCCGAAGACTGCGGCGTCGAAGCCATCGCGCTCCACCCCAGAACCCGGGAACAAGGCTACGCCGGCAAGGCCGACTGGACGCGTATTGCCGACGTGAAGGCCGCCGTCAAGATTCCAGTGATCGGCAACGGCGATATCGTCGCGCCGGAGGACGCCGTCCGCATGGTCCGGGAAACAGGTTGCGACGCTGTCATGATCGGCCGTGCCGCGTCGTCCAACCCTTGGATTTTCCGCCAGATCGCGCAGTATCTCGAAACCGGCGCTTACGACACGCCCGGCAACGACGATCGCTACAAGCTGATGCGCGGTTACTACGGCATGCTGCTGGACCGGGCTCCCGAAGATCCGGAAACCGTCGGCAAGATGAAACAGTTCGCCACGTATTTCACGCACGGCATCCGCAACGGCGCCCACCTTCGCGCCGCTGTCTATCACACCCACAGCGCGGTCGAAATCATTGACAAGGTCGACGAGTTCTTCGCCACCAACGCGCCCGCCGCCGCATGA
- the nadD gene encoding nicotinate-nucleotide adenylyltransferase — translation MKVAIFGGTFDPIHNAHLAIAREAMRRFELDEVLLIPAGNPPHKSFRDGAGYEDRYRMVELACQREPAFHPSRLEEGQHRSYSILTIEKLRRERPDDKFFFLIGADAFADIETWRRWRDVIAAVEFIVVTRPGHSYDVPPGAVVRTLDTVSLDVSSSAIRAAIGSGVEPHGLPDPVRRYIQDRCLYRASL, via the coding sequence ATGAAGGTTGCGATCTTCGGCGGCACGTTTGACCCGATTCACAACGCCCACCTCGCCATTGCCCGCGAGGCGATGCGGCGCTTCGAACTGGACGAAGTGCTGCTCATCCCGGCCGGAAATCCGCCGCACAAGAGCTTCCGCGATGGCGCGGGCTATGAGGATCGATACCGGATGGTGGAACTTGCCTGCCAGCGTGAGCCGGCCTTCCACCCGTCGCGGCTCGAAGAGGGCCAGCACCGGAGTTACTCGATCCTCACCATCGAAAAGCTACGCCGCGAACGCCCGGACGACAAGTTCTTCTTCCTGATTGGGGCCGACGCTTTCGCCGACATCGAGACCTGGCGCCGCTGGCGCGACGTGATCGCCGCCGTGGAGTTCATCGTCGTCACCCGGCCCGGGCACTCCTACGACGTTCCGCCCGGGGCGGTGGTCCGAACGCTTGATACCGTTTCGCTCGACGTGTCTTCTTCCGCGATTCGCGCGGCCATTGGTTCCGGCGTCGAGCCGCATGGCCTGCCCGATCCAGTCCGCCGCTACATCCAGGACCGTTGCCTGTATCGCGCCAGTCTGTGA
- the mazG gene encoding nucleoside triphosphate pyrophosphohydrolase gives MPENPDCFSADPRAGEEFQRLVEIMGRLRAPDGCPWDREQDFRTLRKYLLEEAYEVLDSIDAEDWPGLEEELGDLMLQPVFLAQMARERGLFSIGDSVAAINRKLVRRHPHVFGDGEARTADDVKTRWDEIKAEEKRERGREHAATLDSVPRGLPALVEAQQISQKVAKHGFDWPDVAQVLDKLREELDELAAAHDGASREDELGDVLFVVVNLARKLNVDAEQALRGANAKFRRRFGYVETALAQDGKPVGEATLDEMEVKWQEAKRSL, from the coding sequence ATGCCAGAGAATCCCGATTGTTTTTCCGCTGACCCGCGGGCCGGGGAGGAATTCCAGCGCCTGGTGGAGATCATGGGCCGTCTGCGCGCGCCGGACGGATGCCCGTGGGATCGCGAGCAGGACTTCCGCACACTCCGCAAATATCTTCTGGAAGAAGCCTACGAGGTGCTCGACTCGATCGACGCCGAGGACTGGCCGGGGCTCGAAGAAGAGCTGGGCGACCTGATGCTGCAGCCGGTGTTCCTGGCGCAGATGGCGCGCGAGCGGGGGCTGTTTTCCATCGGCGATTCGGTGGCGGCGATCAACCGCAAGCTCGTCCGGCGGCATCCGCACGTGTTCGGCGACGGCGAGGCCCGCACGGCCGACGACGTGAAGACGCGCTGGGACGAGATCAAGGCCGAGGAGAAGCGCGAGCGCGGCCGGGAGCACGCAGCGACGCTCGATTCGGTTCCGCGCGGGCTGCCGGCGCTGGTTGAGGCGCAGCAGATTTCACAAAAGGTGGCCAAACACGGCTTCGACTGGCCGGACGTCGCCCAGGTACTCGACAAACTCCGCGAAGAGCTGGATGAGCTGGCTGCGGCCCACGACGGAGCGTCGCGCGAGGACGAACTCGGCGATGTCCTCTTTGTGGTGGTGAACCTGGCGCGGAAGTTGAACGTGGACGCCGAGCAGGCGTTACGCGGGGCGAACGCGAAATTCCGGCGGCGCTTCGGCTACGTGGAAACGGCGCTGGCCCAGGATGGCAAGCCAGTGGGCGAGGCGACGCTCGATGAAATGGAAGTCAAATGGCAGGAGGCAAAGCGGAGTTTGTGA
- a CDS encoding Ig-like domain-containing protein: MIRAALPFFLVALLPAATRVEFDPRLPEVGPFPTDFLTIPDQTRPTGLRPNLPMPDCAAQPSDCSEIATINQLDGFNPNARLTVKFSAPIRTQTLREAIYYVWLDAVSPRAFALRPAGALTPINEVIYDPATHTAYAKPDEMLEQARRYLIVVTDAVQDASGAPVEPDPGFDACIERRLTAAYCTDLADAVVRARPLLAGRRIAGASLFTTLDPFAWFNRMEALAPLAPPRFQPRAEGAIASLRGVTGIALRQHTGGNDFQETALPVSAGLIAAAGLDRVAFGSFESPVLGSTATARVYFHAFLPATPPPDGGYPVLLAGHGLGDSRFGMPTVAGTASVQGYAVVAFSAFGHGYGPLSSLVLSRGDAPATVIAAPGRGLDLDGDGRIGATEGCLVAAPGAPIVFRDCIRQTAVDYRWFLNALAAGVDFDGDGRADLRSTGVHYLGQSLGGAYGSLVTALMPEVTAAVLNVPPGNQTMTLRLGPAFRNSVGMILLGARQPSLLNNGDEYEEDMPLRYEEVKLRTTPGAAAIQDLFERAEWINASAEAAVYAPHFKQATLGSNPVKRVLIQMAFGDRTVVNPSTSALVRAANLRERTVLYRHDLARAVAPSLDPNPHTFLIPLGSLEQQIIGLSALQQAIEYLLSERDEVPDANGLTAPAFRRTLFEIPEFLPETTNLTP; this comes from the coding sequence ATGATCCGCGCGGCGCTTCCGTTCTTCCTGGTTGCCCTGCTGCCCGCGGCAACGCGAGTTGAGTTCGACCCGCGTCTGCCCGAAGTCGGCCCTTTCCCCACGGACTTCCTCACGATCCCCGACCAGACCCGTCCCACCGGCCTGCGCCCCAACCTCCCGATGCCCGATTGCGCGGCGCAGCCGAGCGACTGCTCGGAGATCGCAACCATCAACCAACTCGACGGCTTCAATCCGAACGCCCGCCTGACTGTGAAGTTCAGCGCGCCCATACGGACCCAAACTCTGCGCGAAGCCATCTACTACGTCTGGCTCGACGCGGTGAGCCCCCGCGCCTTCGCGCTGCGTCCGGCCGGCGCTCTCACGCCAATCAACGAAGTGATCTACGATCCCGCGACGCACACCGCGTATGCCAAGCCGGACGAAATGCTCGAGCAGGCGCGCCGCTACCTGATCGTAGTCACCGACGCCGTCCAGGACGCTTCGGGTGCGCCCGTCGAGCCGGACCCCGGCTTCGATGCCTGCATCGAACGCCGTCTCACCGCCGCCTACTGCACCGATCTCGCCGACGCCGTCGTCCGCGCGCGTCCGCTCCTCGCAGGACGCCGCATTGCCGGAGCAAGCCTGTTCACCACGCTCGATCCGTTCGCCTGGTTCAACCGCATGGAGGCCCTCGCGCCCCTTGCGCCGCCACGATTCCAACCACGCGCCGAAGGGGCGATCGCTTCGCTGCGTGGCGTCACCGGGATCGCCCTGCGCCAACACACCGGCGGCAATGATTTCCAGGAAACGGCTCTTCCGGTCTCAGCCGGCCTCATCGCGGCTGCGGGGCTCGACCGCGTCGCTTTCGGCTCCTTCGAATCGCCCGTGCTCGGTTCCACCGCAACCGCCCGCGTCTACTTCCACGCGTTTCTGCCTGCTACGCCGCCGCCCGATGGCGGCTACCCGGTGCTCCTGGCCGGACACGGTCTCGGCGATTCCCGCTTTGGGATGCCCACCGTCGCCGGAACGGCCTCCGTGCAGGGCTACGCCGTCGTGGCGTTCAGCGCCTTCGGCCACGGCTACGGTCCACTCTCGTCGCTCGTCCTTTCGCGCGGCGACGCGCCCGCTACCGTGATCGCCGCGCCCGGCCGCGGGTTGGATCTCGATGGCGACGGCCGAATCGGCGCCACGGAAGGCTGTCTGGTGGCGGCGCCGGGCGCGCCCATCGTGTTTCGCGATTGCATCCGCCAGACCGCCGTCGACTACCGCTGGTTCCTCAACGCGCTCGCCGCCGGGGTCGACTTCGACGGCGACGGCCGCGCTGACCTCCGCTCGACCGGCGTCCATTATCTCGGGCAATCCCTCGGCGGCGCGTACGGTTCGCTGGTCACGGCCCTGATGCCGGAAGTAACCGCCGCCGTGCTCAACGTACCGCCTGGCAATCAGACGATGACGCTTCGGCTCGGGCCCGCTTTTCGCAACAGCGTCGGTATGATCCTGCTCGGGGCGCGGCAGCCGTCGCTGCTCAACAACGGCGACGAGTACGAAGAAGACATGCCGCTTCGCTACGAGGAAGTGAAACTGCGCACCACTCCTGGCGCCGCCGCGATTCAGGATCTGTTCGAACGCGCCGAGTGGATCAACGCTTCCGCCGAAGCCGCCGTCTACGCACCCCATTTCAAGCAGGCCACGCTCGGCTCGAATCCGGTGAAGCGCGTCCTCATCCAGATGGCGTTCGGTGACCGCACGGTGGTCAATCCCTCCACCTCCGCGCTCGTCCGCGCCGCCAATCTCCGCGAACGAACCGTGCTCTACCGCCACGACCTCGCCCGCGCTGTAGCCCCGTCGCTCGACCCCAATCCGCATACCTTCCTCATCCCGCTTGGCTCGCTCGAGCAGCAGATCATCGGCCTCTCCGCCCTCCAGCAGGCGATCGAGTACTTACTGTCCGAGCGCGACGAAGTCCCTGACGCCAACGGCCTCACCGCGCCCGCCTTCCGCCGCACGCTCTTCGAGATTCCCGAGTTCCTCCCGGAGACCACGAACCTCACGCCATGA